tctgaaagctctccttatactcgtcaaaccatctgaacggagcgcccttctgagtcaacttggtcaatggagctgcaatagatgagaacccctccaAAAAGCGACAATAGTAACTAACCAAaaccaagaagctcctgatctctgtAGGAGTAGaaggtctggaccaactctgaactgcctcaatcttcttcgaatgaAAATAGCTTATTAAAAATTATCATAGAAAAATAGATAAGTTTGAGATTAGTAAAAGATAAAATATGAATGAGCTAGTAATGGATCTTGTATTAGCATCCATCCCATTGGCTTCCATCAATTATCTGACTTCcatttttattttgtttgataGCCACAGAATTGTGGTATAAAGATAGCAAACACACAAAGCACAATATATGCCTATATGGAGGTGTACGAAAATGAGAGCACAGTCGTGCTGATAACATGTTAAGAAATTAAGCCCAAAGTAATAATATGAAACTAGAAAATAGACAAGAGAGGAAGAGAGACAACATTCTTATTTCTCCAGTGTTGTTCAAGTGTGTCAACATGATTCTCAATACCTCTAGTTATAGGGTTACAGAGGAACACCAAAAGGTGTAATGAACATGGTATTAATCATTGAGATCATGGACGAAGATAATGGGGTAGGTTATGGAGATGTGAGAGTTACAATCATAATTGTGAGTAGTGGGAGGTTAATTATATGGTGAAGAAGAGTAGTGAAAGTAACTTCTTTATAAGTTATAGACTCCACTACCATATTAGAATAAATTTATAacaatttaataatattttaacaTATATACAAGGAGTGAGACGAAGCACTGATTTTGAATGAACCTATACCTTACATTTTACATCTGCCCCGGCCTTTCGAATGAACCTACACCTTACATTCTAACTTCAAGCTTACTCAAGAAAGTGCCGTGCCTAAAAACACTTATAAAATCTTTTCTGTACATTGGACTCAGACAAGGATCGAACTAAGACTAACATTAGCTAATTAGGCACCGAAATTTGAGTCCTAAAATTGGACAACACATCTTGTACCTGAATGTTAAAACTTGCCCTAGCCTATAAAACTGTTGAAGACATCTGTTATCGAATATTTTGACTTTTTACATTCAAAGTCAACTTACAATAACCTTCACGTCCTAACTGGAAAGTCTCCCCCTAAAAGATGCATTCCTATTGGACACCGTGGAAGAAATTGCGTGGCGCCAATCTAGTGCAACTACCCTTCAATACCCACGCGCGCTTTATCACACACCGCCGTCGTTCAAAGTAGCGCGTACATTACACGCTCACCAACGTATAGATTCTGAGCTACACCAAAACTCACATATAgcatttcaaaagtcttctctcccTCTGAAAATAAGAACAAATCTGaaatctgaaaatctcatctcagaTTCCATTAGCAGAAACAAAATATGGACTTGACTGAATTTGTGGTGTTACTGTTGTTGACGACTGCGGCGGTGCTGGCGGTGGCGCCGACTGCCGAGGCGATATGGATGGAAGTGCCGAGCTCGGGGACTAAGTGTGTATCTGAGGAAATCCATTCAAACGTCGTCGTTTTGGCTGATTACAATGTAATCGGCGACGAAGAGCACGCGCAAGCTAATGTTGTCCCCACAATCTCCGTCAAGGTAAAGCACCGCAAAATTAATCATCAGTGCTCTAATTTTAACTGATTTATGCTAAGAAGATTTTGACGTAGAGATATTTCTGATACTATGATGTATATAGTAGCTGTAGGATGTAATTTGGATCCAATTGAGCAACTTTAAGTGTGCTAGTTGGATTTATAATCTCTTAATTTGAGTTTCCTGCAGCTACTTATTAAACTAGGATAGAAAATGCTAGTATCACATATTGAGCTTTGATTGCAAAAGACTAAGCACATGTTGGACTTTCAAATCTCGTAATTTTGATCTTCCATGTCAACTTGATACAGTTAATCTAAGATTATAGAAGAAATAAATGTTGTTAAATTTCACATTGGGAGCTATTTTTCTGTTCAAGCTATAGAAACATCAATGATGTCTTCATTTCTAAAACACTAGCTATTTCCGAACATATCCaatattttgttttttttggTGAAATTTTTTTTTCATTAAATTTCGATTGAATTAACTCAAGTTAGAGAATGAGACTTGAATTATTGAAACCGGTCTCATGAATTATGTCTAATAGGGTAAATGTATctttaaaagtttaaatttttgCTGTTACATAATAAAATTCCATACTAAGAAGTCAAGAAGAGTTTGATCGCAAAAATGTCAATATgtatcacataaattggaatAGAAGAATAGATATTAAACCACATCAATAAAGTAATGAAATTAGCGAGGTCTCAACTTCTAAGATAGACACTAACAAAGTAAGTTTATCCTTCGATTCTCCAATGCTttgtttagtatttattattggcGAGAGCTTGTTGTGTTGTTAAACTATAGAGCATTGTATTGTGTCATTTTAGAGCATGGTCTTACGCATTCTATAGATCCTTATGGGTGGAAGGCACTTGGTTCTCTCATGGTCTATGTTGTTCAGATCCTTCAAAAATGCCGCCCTGGTGTGTGTTGGATCCTCCTGCATTTTTTGAGGATCCGACCAAAATAGCTCATGGTTGGGTGAAATCGTATACTAAGTTGTACTATTTCCTCAACTACGTATTATAGTGAAGACGGAGTCAAGTTTATTCTAGAAAAAAAGATCATCAGTATTTTCGCTTAGTATGTTCGCTTACTCCGATTACCCTCTCTAAAGACAAGGTTGCAAGTTGGTTTCCTTGGGGAAGATCATGCTTGTATGTTTtgaaattctgaaaattttcgattACTTTTCTTGCATGATAGCTCTACTTTTAGCAGCCTCACCTATCCAACACCCTTCAGTCAAATAGTTTTGTACCTAGTGGCTAGTGCCTCTTTAAGCATAAATGCTTTCTCGTCAATCCTAAATCAAATTATCCGAGACATTTCATGGATTCAATAATAGAACTAAAGAAAGATTTTCCTTCAAAAGAAGATGTTATGAATTTGAGGAGCTAGTCAGAAAGAGAGGGATGGATTGCTTTGTGATTAACACTAGAGATCTATTACAAAATGAAAAATCACAGCTACTGTTTCATTGCTGAGCTACCTATGAGGTTTTGAAGCTATAAAGATGCGAAATAAAATAATCAAGTGGTCCAGTGCCTTAATTGATATTCTTTTGATGAACTTCATACTGTGACAAAAGATATTCACATGGTAATGGGCTTGTCAACCGATGGTGTGATAGATGGTTAGATATATTTAGTAGTGTTTAATGATGTCTGTATGACTTATATTCTTGTATCATAAAATGATCCTTGTATTAaaacttttttttatttatcCATTTCTTATATGTCCAATTTATGTAAactctttttattttaatattccaTAATTTCACACATTGCTCCAGTAGTAATAATTCTCTGTACAGTTTTCACATATTTCTGGAACTTAAAGTCATTTAGCTAGTCAAATGTAAATCTTAATGTGAACTTTTAACAGTCTATTCAAGCTACCAAACAGTCTTTTTAATAGCAGTTTCTTACACCACTACTCTATACAATAACCAGTGCCGACCCAAGGGTAAGGCTGGTAAAGCAGCTGCTTTGGGTCTCATAATTTTTGGGGGCCCAAATTTTTTTAATaggttatatattaatttatttttagaagaatatttaGTGCTTTAAATGAGAAAGTACAAATTTTCATAGTAAAAAAGTAGGATTAAATTGTTAAtcataaattgagaaaaaatgTCTTTTGGGGAATCACTCTCTAGACCATAAATTGAGAAAGGATTCGATTATTAATTCATAACTCAAAAAAGGTTAAAACTTTAATACAGTCCCACAACGTGTATATCTCAAGAGAAATTAAATGgattagataaaattattaataactttgcatatgaaaaactagaaatacagaatttaaatgaaattatatatgaattttttcttttatataaaaaaagGGCCTCTCATTGAATTTTTGCTTTAGGCCTCCATATTTATTGAGCCGCCCCAACgtgaaattattttctttatttccaTGTAGCCAAGAGTGTCACATACAATAGGATGGAgggatttttcaaaaaaaaaaattggtgtCTGGATGGTGATTAATAGCTGATATGTAAatttttatgcatataaatgAACTTCAATGCATTCTATTGACATACAAACATATATAATTGTAGTATAAATACCAAAAAGTTACATGTCCAACATGTTAAAAATTGACCAGCATGCATGTGTATAACTTTAAAATTGTGTATGCATGTGTCTAAGATATAATCCAATTAAATGCATAAAGAAACATGTCCATGCCATGCACATCATACCTAGCTGGTGTATGTGTTGTGTGAAGTTAGTGCTTAATACTCCTTCTATCCCATAATGATTATCTTGGTCTaatactctctccgtttcaatttagatgatataGTTTGACTTggtacaaagtttaagaaaaaagaagaagacttaTAAAACATGTAGTCCTAAATCTTAAGAGgcaaaagctttgtggggccataatatttgtgtggctataaaagcttctcattaagggtaaattgGGTAAAATGAAAAATttgaagttaaattatttttaattgtgtgtgtcattctttttggaacggactaataaggaaagtgtgccatttaaattgaaacggatggagtagttTTTCATTTGTCTACTATTTTATtgacatacaacaacaacaataacaaacccagtataatcccacatagtggggtttggggagggtagtgtgtacgcagccttacccctaccttgtggagatagagaggttattttcaatagaccctcggcttagaGAAGCATAAGCACCACTACTATTTTATAGACATAtttcaatatttttaattattaactATTGTGTCTTATAGTACCTTTTAAACAGTTTTAAATctatatattttatttcaaaaaacttGAAAAGGTTTTGTCCAAATTTACACCTAAAATTAGGGGCTTTGACCATTGTACTTTGAACCTCATACATTAAATGGGATGGAGGTAGTATTATTTGTTATATGTTAATTAGAATTACTGCAGATTTTAGAACTCTACCTAAAAGGAAAATTTCCGCCTTCTCTTGGGATATTGACTAAGCGGAGCATGATATCAGACAAAATCGGACGTCTGGAGTCATATATGCAATGTTATCCTCTGATAAAAAGCCTCAAGATGCATCCACTGGTGAAAAGGTTTTGTTATTTCGAGAAGAAAATGATATAAGCTATAGCCTCTTGACAAATGTTTATCAAATGCATGCTTGAGGAATTGTGACATTGCACACAATGTGCCGAAGAGTGTCAAATGTGTATCAAGCAAGAAAAAGATTTTTGGACTTGGTCAGATTGTGTCAAACATGAATCTCGCAGTGACTATCATTTTATAGTATTCCTTCGTTGATAAAGGAAAATTAACCCGAAGACAACGGCCATGACGTTTGTCCTTGTTGGATCCTTGTCCTCATAAGCAGGATGAAAGCAGAATGGACTCTTTTGGCAACACCTAACTTCTCAGATTTTTATGTTCTCAGAGACACAGCATACAAAAGAATGAAGTTTTGAGATTTAATTAATCAGTGAAAAGGCGAGCGTCTGAAATCTGAGTAGCATACCAACTTTTGGACGAGTTGTTCTCTTTAGGTTCTTAGTCATCTGCTAGTACTTCGATTACAGTTGTAGAAACTTATTGACCATGCATCATATAAGCTTTTAGTCAAGAAAAATAGACTGGAGAGGATCAATCTGGAGTCCAATGACAAATAGAATTCAACAcattagttttttttcttttcctgttTGATAGGTGATGAACACTGATTTTTAACCACTTAATTCATTGTAATTGGAATTCTGTAATTGGCTTCTCGTGTTTCATCGAGTTATTGGATTCTAGAGCTGTGAAAAGGAGGATCAAAGAGCCCCTAGCCTGAGCTAGTAATGAACATGATTTCCTTATTGTGCTAAGGTGATAGCTTTAAGACACACTTTGTCTTCTCAAAGATTATAAATTTACATTATATGGAATAATTTGTGTTGCATCTCTCATTAAGTGATACATTTTTTCTATGTACAGTATGTGTAGACAAATTATCTCATCTTCGTTGAGGTCAATCTAGGGATGAAATGTTTCATGCTAACATTATAGCTCAACACtgatatatttgaattttttttagagCTATACTACTGATTAAATCATACATAAACAAGGGTCAGATCTCTTATCCAAAATCAAGGGAGGGAGAGGGAGgagagtgtgtgtgtgttggggggggggggggggggggtctttgATGAGGGTTAGGTGTTATGGCACTTCAAAATGTATTTTTCATGTAAAAGTGCTCCATATTGCACGAATCATTATCTCGAGTGACGGAGTCAGATGAGCTACATAACTTCTTGAAATGGTTAATCCAAAATTCAGATTAGCCTTGAGATAAGTAATTTTGTTTTGCACTTATTTGCACTTATGGTGCAGTTTTCATGAGCTAGATCATTGCAACATTCTTTTTAGGTCACATCACCATTTGGAAACAATCTTTACCATAAAGAGAATGTCACTCATGGTCAATTTGCCTTCACAACCACTGAGGCTGGTAACTACTTGGCATGCTTCTGGATGGACAACCATGCCCCTGGGGCTAAAGGAGTGACTATTGGTGTTGACTGGAAGACAGGAATCAGTGCAAAGGATTGGGAGTCAGTTGCAAGGAAGGAAAAGATAGAAGTAAGTTAAGTATATAATTGCCATCCACACTAACTCCCTCCATCGTCAAACTGGAAGGGACTAGTTATTGTGTTGCTCCTCTTTTTTAACTACTCATGTTTTATTCTTTCATCATATGTTTTGCCCTTGTAGGGTATCGAACTTGAGTTGGTGAAACTTGAAGGGATAGTGCACGCCATTCAGGAAAATTTAGAGTACCTGAAGCATAGGTAACCAGCTTTCTCAAATGTGCTCCAGACCCCAGATTATATATGTTTGCGGTTTTCTTTCATTGCTGTTGGAAGTCCTTTAACTTTTTTCGTTGTATACCTTTCCCTCTTGCTTTATAATCCATTCATACGTGTATGTACGTACCAATGCTGGTTTCTGAAGCCTCAAGTCTTTCATTTCATAAACTTATGACTAATATTTCCAGCAGGAGTCTGCATATTAATAGTGATGAGAAGCAGGTTTCTCGTGCAGTATCCAAAAGAAAACAAAGGAAATCTATCGTGGAGAGACTTTAGGATAGTGGATAACTTATAATTATATACTCAACTTTGCAATTCTCTGATACTTTACTTAATTCAGAGAGCAACAAGTAATGGCTGACCGTTTCAAAAATGTCGAGGGTAACTGATGTAGTGAACATAGTTGCTGCTGACTTTGTAGGGAGCATAGTTGCTGCTGTCATAGTTTTGATTTATGAAGACTTAATAGGGAAGTGTATTATAAATCATCAGTTCTGAGACAAAATAAATTATGGTAAagctaatttatttattttttatacttTTTCAATAACCCTTGGTGCAACCTATGCTTCTATCCTTCTTTTGGCTACTACCTCATAAGTAACATGGTTTTTCCTTGTATATCGCGCAGGGAAGCAGAAATGAGGGAAGATAATGAGGAAACTAATGCTAGAGTGGCATGGTTAAGCATAATGTCCCTTGGTATATGCTTAGCAGTTGCAGCTCTGCAACTATGCTATCTGAAGTCCTACTTTCGCAAGAAAAAGCTCATTTAGATTTGACAAATTTTTCCATCACACGATAATGTAGCTTATAGAATAgatcaaccacaacttttcaTCTTATCTGCCATAAGATCTAAAATTCTTTCTTCTCTTTATGTTCAGGGAACAAGTGCAATCCAAATGTACGTCATTCTTCTACTTTTAGTTGAgctaataaatattattaattgagACCGCACCAGGGAGTCCAGTTACAAATGAGTCTCTATTACAAAATTTAGGAAGTTAACCATATCTATTAAGGcatcttaaattgttttaagTTACACCAATAAACAAGGTTCTCCCTATCCTTTATCCCCACAATGTTTGCCGGGATTCTAAACCAAATCTTGCGCAAAGTCATTTGTGTCTTCTTACCCACCCCCTAAGGTAAGCTTTTGGGAAATTTACCTAGCTTAGATCCAAGGATATCTGCCAAAGATTGTACATTTGCCACCTCATTTACAGGGTATAACATCCTTTTACTCATATTTAGGTGCTAACGTGCGGGTGAATTTTAAGTAAAGGAATCCATAGTTATTGGAACTTTTGGAAATATCTTCCCTTTATAACTCATGCTTCAGAGTTTTCAGTACGATTTAGATATACCAAATCAGCTCATCTATTTCCCCGAAATTGTCAGACAAACTATGGATCCTATCTAGTGCAATATTTGTTCTGCCAAATTGACTTTTAcagggaaaaagaggaagaagaagacagTTCTGCATAGTATCACCCTTGCGGTATGAGCATAGACTCGCTTCAAAATTCTTGTTGAGAGCTCATTCAGTAAATGCGGCTGCAATCTTCTTGTGGACAGCCTCAACGCCAAGACGAGGAGATAATCTAGGAAGTACCTCCTGCGGAATATATGCAACAATGAGAATTAACATCACATCTTGTAACTTTCCATAAACATCGTTATATGAATGAAAGAATAACTGCATGAAACAAACCAAAGGTTCACAGGCAGCTTCAATTCTCTATGGAGACTTACAGTTCGTACAAGGCTTTTTACAACTGTCTTATTCAAGGTTTTCCATAGTCTTGTTTTCTTTTCCGTATTCCCTAGCCTTACTAGACACAACAAGCCTTGACCACTGGAACCAAATACGCAAAAGACAAATCACCGGTTTAATGAAATTCTAACATGCCTTAACAATCAGAGGGGAAATATATGGCAAATAATGCATGATGCATCATCCAACAAATGTCTCAGGTTTTACAGCTTCATTATAACTACAATAATTATAACATAAGAAACAATCCCTTACCGTTATGATTCTATTAGTCTAACACAAGAAACCGTCATAGATTAGCCATGGCCCATGATAAGTAGAACCACAGTTATGAATATGGGGATAAAGCAAGATGGTTCCAGCAAGTAGATATAAGTTATTCCAATACTCAATGCTCATTTATATATGAAAATTAATCCATCAATTATGCCTCAATCCGAAACT
This region of Nicotiana tomentosiformis chromosome 4, ASM39032v3, whole genome shotgun sequence genomic DNA includes:
- the LOC104114406 gene encoding transmembrane emp24 domain-containing protein p24delta3-like yields the protein MDLTEFVVLLLLTTAAVLAVAPTAEAIWMEVPSSGTKCVSEEIHSNVVVLADYNVIGDEEHAQANVVPTISVKVTSPFGNNLYHKENVTHGQFAFTTTEAGNYLACFWMDNHAPGAKGVTIGVDWKTGISAKDWESVARKEKIEGIELELVKLEGIVHAIQENLEYLKHREAEMREDNEETNARVAWLSIMSLGICLAVAALQLCYLKSYFRKKKLI